A region from the Aegilops tauschii subsp. strangulata cultivar AL8/78 chromosome 5, Aet v6.0, whole genome shotgun sequence genome encodes:
- the LOC109759522 gene encoding uncharacterized protein produces the protein MVSDTSPSAAMDTNPVSSPRSSHDGDGVLRDAAGDAPGDGVLHDAILPDAAAVAAATAAAPVLLALRAFPSSVLQTIDICHHVTIVLDLHGGNYTQWRRFFNTVVGMLSVCEHILAEAAPLRRHHDPEWDMVDHCIVHWLYTTISPELVDAVMQLEDTAATLWATIESIFRDNQLSRAVYLDAEYHTVIQGDLTIMQYCARLKSFTDQLRDLGQTITDTQQLFNMLRGLNTRYHHAIPHLTSRVPLPTFLQARSFLLLEEHRAEQSTRQ, from the coding sequence ATGGTATCAGATACTTCTCCTTCCGCTGCTATGGACACCAACCCCGTCTCGTCTCCTCGTTCCTCCCACGACGGCGACGGCGTTCTGCGCGACGCCGCTGGTGATGCCCCTGGCGACGGCGTTCTCCACGACGCCATCCTCCCTGATGCCGCGGCGGTTGCCGCCGCCACGGCCGCCGCCCCGGTGCTGCTTGCTCTTCGTGCCTTCCCCTCGTCTGTCCTCCAGACGATTGACATTTGCCATCACGTGACCATCGTCCTGGATCTCCACGGCGGCAACTACACCCAGTGGCgtcgcttcttcaacaccgtcgtCGGCATGCTCAGCGTGTGCGAGCACATCCTCGCCGAGGCTGCTCCTCTCCGCCGGCACCATGACCCGGAGTGGGACATGGTCGATCACTGCATCGTGCACTGGTTGTACACCACCATCTCACCGGAGCTCGTCGACGCCGTCATGCAATTGGAAGACACGGCGGCCACGCTCTGGGCTACGATCGAGAGCATCTTCCGCGACAACCAGCTCTCGCGCGCGGTCTACCTCGACGCCGAGTACCACACTGTTATCCAAGGCGACCTCACCATCATGCAGTACTGCGCCCGCCTCAAGTCTTTCACCGACCAGCTCCGCGACCTCGGGCAGACCATCACCGACACGCAGCAGCTCTTCAACATGTTGCGCGGCCTCAACACGCGGTACCACCATGCCATCCCTCACCTCACCTCCCGTGTCCCGCTACCGACGTTTCTGCAGGCCCGCTCTTTCCTCCTCCTTGAGGAGCATCGTGCGGAGCAGTCCACGCGCCAGTAG